In the genome of Streptomyces sp. NBC_00433, the window CGGCGCCGACCTGACCCTCGCCGAGGGCACGAACACCCGCCTCCCGCTGCAGCCCGACTTCGAATACGCCATCATGTCCATGTCCGGCGAAGCCGAGGCCGACGGCGTCCGCCTCTCCCCGGGCTCCATGCTCTACCTCGGCGCCGGCCGCACCGGCCTCCCACTGCGCGCCACCGTCGACAGCTCCCTGATGCTCCTGGGCGGCGAGCCCTTCGCCGAGCGCATCGTCATGTGGTGGAACTTCGTCGGGCGGTCAGGTGAGGACATCGTAGAAGCCCGCGACGCCTGGGGCAACGGCACCCGCTTCGGCGAAGTCCACGGCTACGCCGCCCCCCGCCTCCCGGCCCCCGACCTCCCCCCGACCCCGCTCAAGCCCCGGGGACGTGTGCGCTGACCTGGTAAGTCCCGCCGGGCAGGCGACTGCCGAGACGTACCCTGACGGACGACCTCACCCTCCAACGGACATCGTGCCGTGGGTGCGCGGACGAACCCTGCCGGCCTGATTCGTGTGCACCGACACTTCGCGTGTGAGACCGGCTGTGGCTACCTGTGCCAGAACCAATGCTGACTTAATGCTGACTTTTCTGATGGATCGTCAGGTCTCAACGTGGTGTGAGCCTCGGCCCTCCGGGGCGTTGGGTTGTTCGCGTACTCGGCCCTCACCTGGCCGGGGATGCTCCGACTGAAGGCGTGTGACGAGATGATGAGGCCGGGGTCTCATCTGCGGCCAAGGGTCACCAGCCCATCGAGACGCTGTTGGGGGTTCCGACAAGGCGCAGGGGCGAGGTGCTAGTGGCGATCCGTTACACGGCAACTGGGGAATCGACGGGGAGGTGATGCCCGTGGAGGCAGACCCGCTTCGCTGTACCCAGCGTGAGCATGTAGCGATCATCGGGCCGATGGGTTCGGGCAAGACGCCGTTAGGAGAGGCTGGCGGAGGGGTCTGGTGCACGATCGGGTGACGTCTGAACTGGCTTGCCCTGTGGGGCGGGTGGGAAGGATGTCGCTGTGCCCAAGCCTTATCCGGAAGAGTTCCGTCAGGACGTCGTGCGGGTCGCGAGGAACCGCGGCCCGGGCGTGACGGTCGAGCAGGTGGCCGCCGACTTCGGCGTGCACGCGATGACGCTGTTCAAGTGGATGCGCCACGCGGACATCGACGAGGGGACAAAGCCCGGAACTACCCGCCAGGAGAGTGCGGAGCTGCGGGAAGCACGGCGGCGGATCAAGCTGCTGGAACAGGAGAACGAGGTCCTTCGCCGGGCCGCGGCCTATCTGTCGCAGGCGAACCTGCCGGGAAAAGGATCTACCCGCTCGTGAAAGAGCTGGCCGCAGGCGGTACTCCCGTCACGGTCGCGTGCCGGGTCCTGAAGCTCTCCCGCCAGCCCTACTACCGCTGGCTGGACAAGCCAGTGGCCGATGCCGCGCTCGAGGAGGCGTATCGAGCGAACGCGTTGTTCGACGCCCACCGGGAGGATCCGGAGTTCGGCTATCGCTTCCTTGCCGACGAGGCCCGCGCCGGGGGAGCCGGTATGGCGGACCGGACCGCGTGGCGGATCTGCCGGGACAACCGCTGGTGGAGCGTGTTCGGCAAGAAGCGCGGCAGCGTCAAGAAGGCCGGACCGCCGGTCCACGACGACCTCGTCCGCCGCGACTTCACCGCGAGTGCGCCGAATCGGCTGTGGCTCACCGACATCACCGAACACGCCACGGGGGAAGGAAAGCTGTATCTCTGCGCAGTCAAGGACGTCTTCAGCAAGAGGATCGTGGGCTACTCCATCGACTCGCGGATGAAGTCGCGCCTGGCCGTCGCAGCCCTGGCCAATGCCGTTGCCCGACGCGAGAGCGTTGCCGGGTGCGTTCTGCACAGCGATCGCGGATCGCAATTTCGCTCCCGGAAATTCGTCCGGGCGCTGGACCGCCACCAGATCGTCGGCTCGATAGGGAGGGTCGGGGCGGCAGGCGACAACGCGGCCATGGAGTCCTTCTTCAGCCTGCTGCAGAAGAACGTCCTCGACCGCCGGCAGTGGGCCACCCGCCAGGAACTGCGGATCGCCATCGTGACCTGGATCGAAAGGACCTACCACCGGCGCCGCAGGCAAGCCTCCCTCGGCCGGCTCACACCCGTCGAGTACGAGACCGTCATGACCACACCGGCCCTCCAGGCCGCGTGA includes:
- a CDS encoding IS3 family transposase (programmed frameshift), yielding MPKPYPEEFRQDVVRVARNRGPGVTVEQVAADFGVHAMTLFKWMRHADIDEGTKPGTTRQESAELREARRRIKLLEQENEVLRRAAAYLSQANLPKRIYPLVKELAAGGTPVTVACRVLKLSRQPYYRWLDKPVADAALEEAYRANALFDAHREDPEFGYRFLADEARAGGAGMADRTAWRICRDNRWWSVFGKKRGSVKKAGPPVHDDLVRRDFTASAPNRLWLTDITEHATGEGKLYLCAVKDVFSKRIVGYSIDSRMKSRLAVAALANAVARRESVAGCVLHSDRGSQFRSRKFVRALDRHQIVGSIGRVGAAGDNAAMESFFSLLQKNVLDRRQWATRQELRIAIVTWIERTYHRRRRQASLGRLTPVEYETVMTTPALQAA